The window ATGCGGTGGCGGTTACTCCGCCGGAACGATGTTGACGACCTTGCGCCCGCGCCGCGTGCCGAACTGCACGGCGCCCGCGGCGAGCGCGAACAGGGTGTCGTCACCGCCACGGCCGACGTTCAGCCCCGGGTGGAAGTGGGTGCCGCGCTGGCGGACGAGAATCTCGCCGGCGTTGACGACCTGACCACCGAACCGCTTCACGCCGAGGCGTTGCGCGTTGGAGTCGCGACCGTTGCGCGTGGACGACGCGCCCTTCTTGTGTGCCATGACGCGTGCCCCTACTTCCCGGTGGTGATGCCGGTGACCTTCACCTGGGTCAGCTTCGAGCGGTGACCCTGGCGGACGCGGTGCCCCGACTTGTTCTTGTAGTGCAGGATCTCGATCTTCGGGCCCTTGGTGTGGGCGACCACCTCGGCGGTGACCTTCACCTTCGCCAGAGCGGCGGCGTCGCTGGTGACGGTCGAACCGTCCACCACCAGCACGGCCGGAAGCTCCAGCGTGGAACCGGGCTCACCGCTGACGCGGTCGAGCTCGACGACGTCGCCGGTGGCGACCTTCTCCTGACGGCCGCCGGCGCGGACGATCGCGTACACCGCGGGCTCACTCTCTGTGGATCGATACACGACAACTGCGAACTGCTGTGGAACTGCTCGTTGGGCGCGCGCGAAACCATGACGCGCGGCGCCGACGGGTCAGGCTACCTGAGCCGGAGACCTCGCCTCAAACCGAGGCGTCCGCCGAGGTTTCCGCCGAGGTTCACGCGGTCACCGGTTCCGGGGCCTTCACCGGCGAGGACGCCCGGCGACGGCGCCGCGCGGGCTTCGCCTCCGGCTCCTCCGGGGCCGCCGCGTCCGGGTCGTCCGGCGAGGCGGTCACGGTGCTCGGGCCGGTCTCCTCGGCCTGCTCGGCGGCTCCCTCGGCGCCCTCCGCGGCGGCCTGCTCGTCGACGTCCGTGCTGGTCAGCGCGGGGGTGTCCTCGACAGCTGCGTCCGCCTCGGACTCCGCCTCGAGGGCGAGGGCCTCGTCGGGAAGCTCGGTCGACTCGCCCGGGGCGGCCGCGTCGGCGTCGCTGCGACCCCGGCCGCCACGGCGGCGGCGGGAGCGGCCCGAGGCCGCCGGGGCGTCCGCGTCGGCAGGACCGCGCTGAGCCGGCGGACCGGGCTTCGGGACCGCCGCGGCGCGGTCGGGCTGCTCGGTGCGCACGACGATGCCGCGGCCGTTGCAGTGCTCACAGCTGTGCGAGAACGCTTCGAGCAGGCCCTGCCCAATCTTCTTGCGGGTCATCTGGACCAGGCCGAGGGAGGTGACCTCGGCGACCTGGTGCTTGGTGCGGTCCCGGCCGAGGCACTCGACGAGGCGGCGCAGGACGAGCTCGCGGTTCGACTCCAGCACCATGTCGATGAAGTCGACGACGATGATCCCGCCGATGTCCCGCAGCCGGAGCTGGCGGACGATCTCCTCCGCCGCCTCCAGGTTGTTGCGGGTGACGGTCTCCTCGAGGTTGCCGCCCTGACCGGTGAACTTGCCGGTGTTGACGTCGACGACCGTCATGGCCTCGGTCCGGTCGATGACCAGCGAGCCGCCCGAGGGCAGCCAGACCTTCCGGTCGAGGGCCTTGAGAATCTGCTCGTCGATGCGGTGCGCGGCGAAGACGTCCTGCTCGTTGGTCCACTGCGAGACGCGGTCGCGCAGGTCGGGCGCGGCGCTGTCGACGTACTCCGAGACCTCGGTCCAGGCGGCGTCGCCGGCCACGACCAGCGAGGTGAAGTCCGAGTTGAAGATGTCGCGGACGACGCGGATCGTCAGGTCGGGCTCGCCGTGCAGCAGCGCGGGCGCGGACGCGGACTTCGCCTTCTTCTGGATGGCCTCCCACTGCTTGGCCAGCCGCGCGACGTCCGCCGCGAGCTCGGCCTCGGAGGCGCCCTCCGCCGCGGTGCGGATGATGACGCCCGCGTCCTCGGGGACGACCTTCTTCAGGATGGCCTTCAGCCGCGCCCGCTCGGTGTCGGGGAGCTTGCGGCTGATGCCGGTCATCGACCCCTCGGGCACGTAGACCAGGTAGCGGCCGGGCAGCGAGATCTGGCTCGTCAGGCGCGCGCCCTTGTGCCCGACCGGGTCCTTGGTGACCTGCACGAGCACCGACTGGCCGGACTTGAGCGCGTGCTCGATCCGCTTGGGCTGACCCTCCAGGCCCTCGAAGTTGACCTCGCCCGCGTACAGGACGGCGTTGCGGCCCTTGCCGATGTCGACGAACGCCGCCTCCATCGAGGGCAGGACGTTCTGCACCCGGCCCAGGAACACGTCGCCCATCAGCGAGGACGATTCGCGCTTGTTCACGTAGTGCTCGACGAGGACGCCGTCCTCCAGCACCGCGATCTGCGTGCGCTCCTTGCCCTGCCGGACGACCATGACGCGCTCGACCGACTCGCGCCGGGCCAGGAACTCGGCCTCGGTGACGATCGGCACGCGGCGGCGGCCGGCCTCGCGACCCTCGCGGCGGCGCTGCTTCTTGGCCTCGAGGCGCGTGGAGCCGCGGACCGAGGTGACCTCGTCGTCGGCGGAACCGGAGGAGCTGCTCCCCCGCGACCGCTCGCGGGTTCGGGTTCGGGTGACGGTCGGCTCGGAGTCGTCGGACCCGCCCTCGCCGTCCCCGCGGCGGCGCCGGCGCCGGCGGCGTCGCGAGGTGCCCTCGGCGGTGTCGTCGCCGTTGTCCTCGCCGTCCCCGGCGGCGGACTCGTCCTCGGCCCGCTCGTCGTCGGTGGAGTCGGTGTCGGCGTCGTCCTCGCCGTTCGCGTCGGACGCCTCACCCGCGCGGCCCCCACGACCGCGGCGCCCCCGGCCACCCCGGCGGCGCCGGCGGCGGGTCGGGCCGGTGTCGTCGTCATCGTCGTCGGCACCCGCGTCGGCGAGCGCCTCCTCGACGGCGTCCGGGTCGATCGAAAGACCCTCGCCGATCAGGTCCTCGACGTTCTCGACGACCGCGTCGAGCGCCTCGTCGGCGGCGCTCGCCGTGCGGCGGGACCGCCGCCGCGGCGGCGGCACGACCTCGGGGTCGGGCGCCTGGAACAGCAGCATCGTCGGCGGGACCGGCGCGGCGGCGTCTTCGTCGGTGGACTCGGTGTCGGCAGTTGCCTCAGCCTCGACCTCAGCCTCGACCTCGACCTCAGGCTCAGCCTCAGGCTCAGCCTCAGGCTCAGCCTCAGGCTCCTCGACGGCCGCGGCGACGGGCTCGGGAGCGGGCTCGGCGGCGACGGCCTTCTTGCGGGTCCGGCGGGTCTTGGGCTTCTCCTCGGCGACGGGCTCGACGGTCTCCGCAGCGTCGGTTTCGGCGGCGCCCTCGGCAGGGGCCTCGGCGGTCGGCTCCGGGGCCGGCTCGGCGGCGACGGCCTTCTTGCGGGTCCGGCGGGTCTTGGGCTTCTCCTCCGCGACCGGCTCGGCGGCGCTCTCCGGGGCCTCCGGGGCGGTCTCCGCCACCGGCGGCCCGGCGGGGCGGGCGGCGGCTCGACGGCGCCGGGGCGCGGGAGCGGTGTCGGTGGTGGTGGTGCTGTCCTGAGCGGCGGCGTCGGTGTCGACGGTGCCGGTCGGCTCGTTCTCGAGCATCCGGTTGTCTCTGTTTCCGGTCACCGGGCGCGCCTGCGCTGGTCGGCGTAGGTGCGTCGCGCAGCGACCTAAGTCTGGGTTGGTCCGTCGCGCCGGTGTGGCGGCAGCGTCCGGACGGGCGGGTCGAACAAAACCTGGTGATTCCGACGGCGTGACGATCAGCCGGGTGGTGCAGGGGCCAGCGGGTCGTGCACCTCGGCGGAATCAGCACCGAGCAGGCCCTGCGCCAGCCTCGTCACCCTGGGTGACTGCAGCGGCCGCAGGTCGGCAACTCGGGCGAGTCCCGCGAGGACGTCATCGGGTCGAACAGCGGGTGTGACTTGCCGTACGACCACCTCGAGTATCGCACAGGGGTCGCCGTCCGTCCCGTCGCGCCGCTCGGCGACGCGCACGGTCGCGGCCACGACCGCCGCCCGGGCGTCGAAGGTGCGGGGGCCGTTCTTGGTGGTGCGGGTCACCTCGACGACGTCGGCCGCGAGGAACGCGGCGAGCGCCTTCTCGGCCTCGACCTCGGTCACGCCGGGCAGCTCGATGGCCCACCGGGAGGCCTGGAGCAGGTCGGCCAGCGCGCCCGGCGGGGCCGCGACGACCTGCAGGATGTCCAGGCCGTCGGGCAGGGCGGCGTTCAGTTCGGCCTGCAGCTGCGCCGGGTCGCGGACCTCCGCGAGGCCGATCTCCAGGTACTCGGCCTCGCTGGCGACCCCGGTCGGCGCGGCGTTGGCGTAGGAGACCTTGGGGTGCGGGGTGAAGCCGGCCGAGTACGCCATCGGCACCCGGGCGCGGCGCAGCGCCCGCTCGAACGCGCGCGCGAAGTCGCGGTGGCTGGTGAAGCGCAGGCGTCCCCGTTTGGCGTAACGGATGCGCAGCCGCTGGACGGTGGGCGGGGGCGGCGGCCCCTCGGGCGTGCGCGCCACTCAGGCGCCCGCCTGCACGGCACCCGACCCGACGACGGACAGCGGCAGCAAGGTCCGGCCGGTGGGCCCGACCTCGATCGCCGTCCCGAGCGTGTTGCAGACGCCGCAGTCGAAGCACGGAGTCCACCGGCAGTCCTCGACGTCGGCGGCGGAGTCCGGGTCCGCGGCCGCGGCCAGGGCCTCCTGCCAGTCGTCCCAGAGCCAGTCCTTGTCGAGGCCGGAGTCCAGGTGATCCCAGGGCAGGATCTCGTCGAGGTCGCGCTCGCGGGTCGTGTACCAGGCGACGTCGACGCCAGTGCCGGCCAGCGCCGTCTCGGCGCAGCGCATCCAGCGGTCGTAGGAGAAGTGCTCGCTCCAGCCGTCGAAGCGGCCGCCGTCTCGCCACACGCCCTCGATGACCGCGCCGACGCGGCGGTCGCCGCGGGAGAGCAGGCCTTCGACGATGCCGGGCTTGCCGTCGTGGTACCGGAAGCCGATCGCCCGGCCGTACCGCTTGTCCTCCCGGACGGTGTCGCGCAGCTTCTTCAACCGCGCGTCGGTGGTCTCGGCATCGAGCTGGGCCGCCCACTGGAACGGCGTGTGCGGCTTCGGCACGAACCCACCGATCGAGACCGTGCAGCGGATGTCCCGCGAGTTGGAGGCGTCGCGCCCGGCCTGGATGACCTTCTTCGCGAGCTCGGCGATCTGCAGGACGTCCTCGTCGGTCTCCGTGGGGAGCCCGCACATGAAGTAGAGCTTCACCTGCCGCCAGCCGTGCGCGTACGCGGTGGTGACGGTGCGGATCAGATCCTCCTCGGTGACCATCTTGTTGATCACCTTGCGCATGCGCTCGGACCCGCCCTCGGGGGCGAACGTCAGACCGGAGCGGCGGCCGTTGCGCGTCAGCTCCTCGGCCAGCGTCACGTTGAACGCGTCGACGCGGGTGCTCGGCAGCGAGAGCGAGATCTTGTCCGCCTCGTACCGGTCGGCCAGGCCCTTGGCGACCTCACCGATCTCGGAGTGGTCGGCGCTGGAGAGCGAGAGCAGCCCGACCTCCTCGAAGCCGGTATTCTCCAGGCCCGCCTGGACCATCTCGCCGATCGTCGTGATCGACCGCTCCCGGACCGGGCGCGTGATCATGCCCGCCTGGCAGAACCGGCAGCCGCGCGTGCAGCCGCGGAAGATCTCGACGCTGAACCGCTCGTGCACGGTCTCGGCCAGCGGGACCAGCAGCTTGCGCGGATACGGCCAGGAGTCCAGGTCCGAGACCGTGTGCTTGCGGACCCGGCGCGGGACGTCCGGGTGGTTCGGCTCGACGCTGGCGATCGCGCCGTCGGGACCGTAGGTGACGTCGTAGAACCGCGGGACGTAGACGCCGCCGGAGACGGCGAGGCGCAGCAGCAGCTCCTCACGGCCGCCGGGCGAGCCCTCGCCCTTCCACTCGCGCACGACCTCGGTGATGGCCCCGACGACCTCCTCGCCGTCGCCGAGGACGGCGGCGTCGAGGAAGTCCGCGATCGGCTCCGGGTTGAACGCGGCGTGCCCGCCGGCGATCACGACCGGGTGGGTCTCGTCGCGGTCGCGGGCGGAGATCGGGATGCCGGCGAGGTCGAGGGCGTTGAGCAGGTTCGTGTACCCGAGCTCGGTGGAGAAACTGACCCCGAACAGGTCGAACGCGCCGACGGGGCGGTGGGCGTCGACGGTGAACTGCGGGACGCCGTGCTCGCGCATGAGCGCCTCGAGGTCGGGCCACACCGCGTAGGTGCGCTCGGCGAGGACGCCCTCCTTCTCGTTGAGCACCTCGTAGAGGATCTGGACGCCCTGGTTCGGGAGCCCGACCTCGTAGGCGTCCGGATACATCAGGCACCAGCGGACCTGCGCGGCGTCCCAGTCCTTGACCGTGGAGTTGAGCTCACCGCCGATGTACTGGATCGGCTTCTGCACCCGGGGCAGCAGTGCCTCCAGGCGGGGGAAGATCGACTCGACGGACATGGGTCCAGGGTAGGGGCTCTCGAGCGCTGTGACTCACGTCACAACCTGGGGGTGACACCCCTTGTCGATTTCGCCGTCGGCCGTTCGTGGACAGAGTGAGAGCCGGCCACGAGGTCGGCCCGCACACCCAGAGGAGCTCGCCATGACGCAGTACCTGTTCTCCGTCATCCACGACTGGAGCGAGATGCCGGAGCCCGACGTGATGGAGCAGATGTTCGCCGACGTCGATGCCTTCAACAAGAAGGTCACCGAGGCCGGGCACTGGGTCTTCGGCGGCGGCCTGTGCCCGCCCGAGACGGCGACCGTCGTGAACAACGTCGACGGCAAGGTCACGACCACCGACGGCCCGTACGTCGAGACAAAGGAGATGCTCGGCGGCTTCTGGATCCTCGAGCTGGCCGACCTCGACGCTGCGCTGGCGCTCGCGGCGGAGGCCTCGGTGGCGTGCCGCAACCCGATCGAGGTCCGGCCGTTCCAGCCCGAGCCCGAGGCGTGAGCCGAGACCCGATCGCCGAGGTCTTCCGCACCGAGTACGGCCGCTGCGTCTCGACGCTCACCCGCGTCCTCGGCGACATCTCGCTCGCCGAGGACGCGGTGGCCGACGCGTTCACCGTCGCGGTCGCGCAGTGGGACCCGCACGACCTCCCGCCCAACCCGGGCGGGTGGATCACCACCACCGCGCGCCGCCGCGCCATCGACCGGCTGCGCCGCGAGTCGACGCGGGAGGCCCGGCACGCCGAGGCGCTCCTGCTGCAGGGCGAGGACGACCTGTTCCGCACGGCCGAGGAGGTGGGACCGGTGCGCGACGACCGCCTGCGGATGCTGTTCACCTGCTGCCACCCGGCGCTCGCGCCCGATGCTCGCGTCGCCCTGACGCTCCGTCTGCTCGGCGGGTTGGAGACGCCCGACGTCGCGCGTGCGTTCCTCGTCCCCGAACCCACGCTGGCGCAGCGGATCGTCCGGGCCAAGAAGAAGATCTCGGACGCGAACATCCCGTACCGGGTCCCGCGCGACGCCGACCTGCCCGAGCGCCTCGCCGGCGTGCTCGCGGTGATCTACCTGATCTACAACGCCGGCCACTCCGCCCCGAGCGGACCGACGCTGCACCGCGTCGAGTTGTGCGACGAGGCCGTGCGGCTCGCGCGGCTCGTCGTCGAGCTGATGCCCGACGAGCCCGAGGCGGTCGGACTGCTCGCGTTGTTGCTGCTGCTGGAGTCGCGGCGTCCGGCCCGCACCGCGCCCGACGGATCACTGGTACTGCTCGCCGACCAGGACCGCTCGCGCTGGCGTCGTGACCTGATCGCTGAGGGTCAGTCACTCGTGCGCGCGTGCCTGCGCCGCGACGCCCCCGGGCCGTACCAGATCCAGGCCGCGATCAACGCCGTGCACGCCGACTCCGTCGACGGCTCCCCCACCGACTGGCGACAGGTCCTCGCGCTCTACGACCAGCTGCTGGCGATCGCCCCCACGCCCGTCGTCGCCCTGAACCGGGCGGTCGCGCTCGCCGAACTCGACGGGCCCGTCGTCGCTCTCGCCGAGGTCGAACGCCTCGACCTCACGACCTACCAGCCCTACTGGGTCGCCCGCGCGGAACTGCTCGTCCGCGCCGAGCGGCCGGCCGAGGCCGCCGACGCCTTCGACCGCGCCCTCGCCCTCACCGACAACGCCGTCGAGCACGCGCACCTGTCCCGGCGCCGCGCCGCCCTCCCCTGACCTTGCGTCCGAAGATGTGGTCGCGATAGCAGCCACATCCTCGGACGTCCGGAGAGAGCGGGATAGCGTCTGCGCTCGTGGACTGGGGTGACGCGAGCCGCGATCTCGTGGTGCACGCGGACAACCTGGACGTGCTGCCGCGAATCCCCGACGGGGCGTTCACGACGATCTACCTCGACCCGCCGTTCAACACCGGCCGGTCGCAGCGGCGGGAGCGGCTGCGGACGGTGCGGTCGGCCGAGGGGAAGCGCATCGGGTTCGGCGGCCACACGTACGAGCAGATCGTCACCGGGCTGATGGCCTACGACGACACGTTCGCCGACTACTGGTCGTTCCTGTTCCCGCGGCTCGAGCACGCCTGGCGTCTGCTCACCGACGACGGGACGCTGTACCTGCACCTGGACTACCGCGAGGTCCACTACGCGAAGGTCGCGCTCGACGCGCTCTTCGGCCGGGAGTGCTTCCTCAACGAGATCATCTGGGCCTACGACTACGGGGCCCGCACCACGAAGAAGTGGCCGGCCAAGCACGACACGATCCTCGTCTACGTCAAGGATCCCGACCGCTACCACTTCGACTCCGCCGAGGTGGACCGCGAGCCCTACATGGCCCCCGGCCTGGTGACGCCGGAGAAGGCCGCGCGGGGCAAGCTGCCGACCGACGTCTGGTGGCACACGATCGTCTCCCCCACCGGCAAGGAGAAGACCGGTTACCCGACGCAGAAGCCCGAGGGCATCCTGCGCCGGATCGTCGCGGCCTCCTCGCGCCCCGGAGACCGCGTCGCGGACTTCTTCGCCGGGTCCGGCACCCTCGGCGCCGTGGCCCAGGCCCTCGGCCGCCGGTTCGTCTGCATCGACGCGAGCGCCGACGCCGTCGAGGTGATGCGCAAGCGCCTCGGCGACGGCCCCACCTACGTCTCCCTCCCTCACCCCGTGGGGTAGGCGAGGCGAGCGGTGGCGGAGGAGTTGGCGGAGATGTTGAGCAGCAGGCCGACCGCGGCGAGGTTCGCGAGCATGGCGGTGCCGCCGTAGGACAGGAACGGCAGCGGCAGGCCGGTGATCGGCATCAGGCCGAGCGTCATCCCGATGTTCTCGAACGCCTGGAAGCCGAACCAGCAGACGACCGCAGCGGCGACCAGGGTCCCGAACAGGTCGGGGGCGCGGCGGGCGATCAGGCAGCCGCGCCAGACGACGAGTGCGAAGAGCAGGACGATGGCGCCGGCGCCGATCAGGCCGGTCTCCTCGCCCGCGACCGTGAAGATGAAGTCGGTGTGCTGCTCCGGCACGAACTTGCCACCGGTCTGCGTGCCCTGGAACAGCCCGGTGCCCGTCAGGCCGCCGGAGCCGATCGCGATCCGCGCCTGGTTGGCGTTGTAGCCGACGCCGCTCGGGTCGAGGTTCGGATTGGCGAACGCGGCGAAGCGCGCGACCTGGTACTCGCTGAGCAGGTTCGCCTGCACGACGACGACGGCGCCGATCACCGCGGTGATCGCGAGACCGACGATCCACCGCGCCGGGACAGCCGCGACGACGAGCACGCCGGCGAGGATCGCGACCAGCACCATGATCGAGCCGAGGTCGGGCTGCAGCGCGACGAGCGCGATCGGCACCGCGGCAAGGCCGCAGGCGAGGAAGACCTCGAGGTGGGTGAAGCCGGTGCCGGCGCCCTCGCGGCGTTCGGCGAGCACCAGCGCGAGCCCGAGACAGAGCGCGACCTTCGCGAACTCCACCGGCTGGATCGAGATGCCGGCGATGTTCAGCCACGAGTGCGAGCCGTTGACGGTCGCCCCGAAGGGCGTGAGCAGCAGCGCGAGGCCGGCGATCGCCAGCAGGTACACCAGCGGGGCGTACATCCGCAGGCGGCGGTAGTCGCCGAGGGCGATCGCGGCCGCGAGGCCGAGCCCGAGCACGATCGAGACCAGGTGCCGCACGACCGAGGACGTCGGGTCGTCACCGGCGGCCTGCAGACGCGGACGGGTCGCGGAGTACACGAGCACCGAACCCGCGACGCAGAGCGCGAGCACCGCGGCGGCGAGGACGAGGTCGTGCCCGGACCGGCGTTCGGGCGCCGGCCGCCCGGGCGGCCGGGTTCCGCGTGCGTGCGGGATCAGCAGCGCCATCACTCGCCCCCGTCCTGCTCCTCGACCCGGCCCGGAAGGGCGGGCGGGAGCCCGTTCGGCCAGACGGCCGCGCGATCGACGCCGAGCATCGCGGACAGGACGGACCGGACGCCCGGCCCGGAGGTCCCCGACCCGGTGCCGCCCTGAGAGACCGTCATGACCGCGACGTAGCGGGACCGGTCGCCCTCGGGCCCGGCGAACCCGACGAACCAGGAGGTCGGGTCCTCGCCGAAGCGCTCGGCCGTGCCGGTCTTCGCGCCGACGGGCATCTCGACCAGCGGCCAGCCGGCGAAGACCCCGGCCGCGGTGCCGCTGCGCGACGTGCCCTCCAACGCCGCGAGCAGGTACTTGAGGACCTTCGGCGAGACGTCGACCTTGCCGTCGGAGACCGGGGCGAACCGGCGGACGACGTCCCCGTCCGGCGTGAGCTCGGCCTGGGCGACGCGCGGCCGCCACAGCGTCCCGCCGTTCGCGATGGCGGCGTACACGCGCGCCATCTGCAGCGGCGTGGTCATCGTGTCGCCCTGGCCGATCGAGAAGTTCACCGCGTCGCCGGCGCGCCACTTGGCGCCGTCGATGCAGTTCTCCCGGTCGAGCTGGTGCAGGAAGGTGGCGCGCGCGGCGTCGTCGCCGTAGACGGCGGCGCGGTCGGCGTTCGCGGCCTCGGCCCGCCCGCAGGTCGCCTCGCGGGTCTGCTCCCAGTACGACTGCTTGAACTCGCGCGAGGCGATCCGGCCGCCGATCTCGCCCGGCAGGTCGATGCCCGTCGGGCGGCCGAGGCCGAAGATCTCCGCCATGCGCTGCATCGGGTCGGCGGGGTCGGCGACGGGGTTCTCGGCGCCGTCCCGCTGCCACATCTCGTGCGCGATCTTGTAGAAGACCGTGTCGCAGGAGACCTCGAGCGCGCGGGCCAGGGTGATGTTCCCGTACGCGTGCGACTCGTAGTTCTTGAACGTCTGGTTCCCGACCGTGTACGAGCTCGGGCACGGATAGGTCGCGTCGAGGTCGTAGCCGGCCTTCGCCGCCGCGGCCGTCGAGATCACCTTGAACAGCGAGCCGGGCGGGTCGGCCGCGGCGTAGGGCCGCGCGAGCAGCGGGGTGCCGGCCTGGTCCGACACCAGCTTCGCGTAGGTCTTGGCGTCGATGCCGCCGACCCAGTCGGACAGGTTGAACGTCGGC of the Sporichthya polymorpha DSM 43042 genome contains:
- the mrdA gene encoding penicillin-binding protein 2, yielding MSEGVARTGRRVRVLQGIGLSLMVLLGGRLAYLQSVDSDAYAAAADANTIREVVTPAPRGLILDVAGRPLVQNRTQLQITVDRTNLSRQPDRGAAVLDRLGRVLGVSADDLRAQIRPCGAGVTAPCWNGSPYQPVPVAVDVDSRVAMQVLEFRERFPGVDAVSVSVRNYPQEGKAKLAHVLGYLQPADEKDVAAQKEAGLRDPRLGVANLVGRAGLEKQYDALLRGAPGVTRVTVDHLGHVLQTVEAAAPRPGNNLLTAIDAKVQAIAERALAEGIERARNVPDYRGRRYAADSGAIVVLDSTNGAVVAMAGAPTFNLSDWVGGIDAKTYAKLVSDQAGTPLLARPYAAADPPGSLFKVISTAAAAKAGYDLDATYPCPSSYTVGNQTFKNYESHAYGNITLARALEVSCDTVFYKIAHEMWQRDGAENPVADPADPMQRMAEIFGLGRPTGIDLPGEIGGRIASREFKQSYWEQTREATCGRAEAANADRAAVYGDDAARATFLHQLDRENCIDGAKWRAGDAVNFSIGQGDTMTTPLQMARVYAAIANGGTLWRPRVAQAELTPDGDVVRRFAPVSDGKVDVSPKVLKYLLAALEGTSRSGTAAGVFAGWPLVEMPVGAKTGTAERFGEDPTSWFVGFAGPEGDRSRYVAVMTVSQGGTGSGTSGPGVRSVLSAMLGVDRAAVWPNGLPPALPGRVEEQDGGE